One stretch of Brachyhypopomus gauderio isolate BG-103 chromosome 10, BGAUD_0.2, whole genome shotgun sequence DNA includes these proteins:
- the ctxn3 gene encoding cortexin-3, which produces MDPTLSRGDKDEVHPEEAGHARVRMREQLVWHHPLQFSWLMEAEPFTSSLRAGGPAAGASMTLEQKTTFAFVIFLFVFLCMLIVRCFRILLDPYRSMPTSTWADGLDGLEKGQFDYTLA; this is translated from the exons ATGGATCCCACGTTATCGCGGGGAGACAAAG ATGAGGTCCATCCGGAGGAGGCGGGGCATGCGCGTGTGAGGATGCGTGAGCAGCTCGTGTGGCACCACCCTCTGCAGTTCTCCTGGCTGATGGAGGCCGAGCCCTTCACCTCCTCGCTGCGGGCGGGCGGCCCCGCGGCTGGCGCGAGCATGACGCTGGAGCAGAAGACCACCTTTGCCTTCGTCATCTTCCTCTTCGTCTTCCTCTGCATGCTGATCGTGCGCTGCTTCCGCATCCTGCTGGATCCGTACCGCAGCATGCCCACGTCCACCTGGGCCGACGGCCTGGACGGCCTGGAGAAGGGCCAGTTCGACTACACGCTGGCGTAA